One Betaproteobacteria bacterium genomic region harbors:
- the pncC gene encoding nicotinamide-nucleotide amidase has product MDAELYELSGRVGDALKARKLMMTAAESCTGGWIGQAITMVPGSSKWFDRGFVTYTNEAKQDMLGVSAETLNEFGAVSEQTVREMVAGALTRSRAQIAVAVSGIAGPDGGSPNKPVGTVLLAWAEKGGGVTAQSIRFRGDRDAVRRQTVMAALEGVLALLGRNS; this is encoded by the coding sequence ATGGACGCGGAACTCTACGAATTGTCGGGAAGGGTCGGCGATGCCCTCAAGGCTCGCAAGCTGATGATGACTGCCGCGGAATCCTGCACTGGCGGCTGGATCGGTCAGGCCATTACCATGGTGCCGGGCAGTTCGAAGTGGTTCGACCGCGGCTTCGTCACTTATACGAATGAAGCCAAGCAGGACATGCTCGGGGTCAGCGCCGAAACATTGAATGAATTCGGCGCAGTGTCCGAGCAGACGGTGCGGGAAATGGTTGCTGGTGCCCTCACCCGAAGCCGTGCGCAGATTGCAGTGGCGGTCAGCGGCATCGCCGGACCGGACGGCGGCTCGCCGAACAAGCCGGTCGGCACGGTGTTGCTGGCGTGGGCGGAAAAGGGCGGCGGCGTAACGGCGCAGTCCATTCGCTTCCGAGGCGACCGGGATGCCGTACGCCGGCAGACGGTCATGGCTGCACTCGAAGGAGTGCTCGCGTTGCTCGGCCGGAATTCCTGA